In a single window of the Micromonospora inositola genome:
- a CDS encoding tyrosine-type recombinase/integrase, translating to MLRPDVPVLPRPSARPALTGGPTDFTEAWLRNRRLSEHTRDAYRRDIAGWLVWCAGRGLDPLRASFLDVNDYGRELESTLGARSGQPLTPATVARRLSALSSWYDFLVKLRAVDANPVSGADRPRIDRDHSATVGLTPEEVDALLAAAETDTGPTAARNRATIALLADLGLRVGELISLDLTDLGAERGHRSVRFVGKGGKVRRRALTPGTAYAVDAYLAARATAQGVTVPELTGPLLVTATGARLDRHSVFRLVRRLAQTAGIPAWAKLSPHSLRHAFATTARAEGVPLEDVQDAMGHADPRTTRRYDRDRHNLDRDPAYVLWAARARRLG from the coding sequence ATGCTGCGTCCCGACGTCCCGGTGCTGCCCCGCCCGTCGGCCCGGCCCGCCCTGACGGGCGGGCCGACTGACTTCACCGAGGCCTGGCTGCGCAACCGTCGGTTGTCGGAGCACACCCGGGACGCGTACCGGCGGGACATCGCCGGCTGGCTGGTCTGGTGCGCCGGCCGGGGTCTCGACCCGCTGCGGGCGAGCTTCCTCGACGTCAACGACTACGGCCGGGAGCTGGAGTCGACGCTCGGCGCCCGCAGTGGCCAGCCGCTCACCCCGGCCACCGTGGCGCGCCGGCTGTCCGCCCTGTCCAGCTGGTACGACTTCCTGGTCAAGCTGCGCGCCGTGGACGCCAACCCGGTCTCGGGGGCGGACCGTCCGCGGATCGACCGGGACCACTCCGCCACGGTCGGCCTCACGCCCGAGGAGGTCGACGCCCTGCTCGCGGCCGCCGAGACGGACACCGGCCCGACCGCCGCCCGCAACCGCGCCACCATCGCCCTCCTGGCCGACCTGGGGCTGCGGGTCGGCGAGCTGATCTCGCTCGACCTGACCGACCTGGGCGCCGAGCGGGGTCACCGCAGCGTGCGCTTCGTGGGCAAGGGCGGCAAGGTCCGCCGCCGCGCGCTGACCCCCGGCACCGCGTACGCGGTGGACGCCTACCTGGCCGCGCGGGCCACCGCGCAGGGGGTGACGGTGCCCGAGCTGACCGGTCCGCTGCTGGTCACCGCGACCGGCGCCCGGCTCGACCGGCACTCGGTGTTCCGGCTGGTGCGCCGGCTCGCCCAGACGGCGGGGATACCGGCCTGGGCGAAGCTGTCGCCGCATTCGCTGCGGCACGCGTTCGCCACCACTGCCCGCGCGGAGGGGGTGCCGCTGGAGGACGTCCAGGACGCCATGGGTCACGCCGACCCCCGCACCACCCGCCGGTACGACCGGGACCGGCACAACCTCGACCGCGACCCGGCGTACGTCCTCTGGGCGGCCCGGGCCCGCCGGCTAGGTTGA
- a CDS encoding helix-turn-helix transcriptional regulator, whose product MRASRLVSLLLLLQTRGRMTAQELADALEVSVRTVYRDVESLGAAGVPVYADRGPAGGYRLLDGYRTRLTGLTAPEAEALFLAGMPGPAADLGLGPVLAAAELKLLAALPDELADRGGRARQRFHLDAPGWFRDPEPTPHLTALARAVWEDRLVEVRYRRWKTPREVTRLLAPLGVVLKAGRWYLVARSGEQVRTYRVGAILDLVVLDERFDRPADFDLAGFWQEWTDRYERGVYRDEARVRVTVAALEFMAYVFPPAMSRAARAAAGEPDGSGWLETTVPIESVKHGHVELLKLGAEVEVLAPAELRERFTATAHALAGLYPRPADPVFRR is encoded by the coding sequence GTGCGTGCCAGCCGGCTGGTCTCCCTGCTGCTGCTCCTGCAGACCCGGGGGCGGATGACCGCCCAGGAGCTCGCCGACGCCCTGGAGGTGTCGGTGCGGACCGTCTACCGCGACGTCGAGTCGCTCGGCGCCGCCGGGGTGCCGGTGTACGCCGACCGTGGTCCGGCCGGCGGGTACCGGCTGCTGGACGGGTACCGCACCCGGTTGACCGGGTTGACCGCGCCGGAAGCCGAGGCGCTCTTCCTGGCCGGCATGCCCGGCCCGGCGGCCGACCTCGGCCTCGGCCCGGTGCTCGCGGCGGCGGAGCTGAAGCTGCTCGCCGCGCTCCCCGACGAACTGGCCGACCGGGGCGGCCGGGCCCGGCAGCGGTTCCACCTGGACGCGCCCGGTTGGTTCCGGGACCCGGAGCCCACCCCGCACCTGACCGCGCTGGCCCGCGCGGTGTGGGAGGACCGGCTGGTCGAGGTCCGCTATCGCCGGTGGAAGACACCGCGGGAGGTGACCCGGCTGCTCGCCCCGCTGGGCGTGGTGCTCAAGGCCGGCCGCTGGTATCTGGTGGCCCGTTCCGGCGAGCAGGTGCGCACCTACCGGGTCGGCGCGATCCTCGACCTGGTGGTGCTGGACGAGCGGTTCGACCGGCCGGCCGACTTCGACCTGGCCGGCTTCTGGCAGGAGTGGACCGACCGGTACGAGCGCGGCGTCTACCGCGACGAGGCCCGGGTGCGGGTGACGGTGGCCGCGCTGGAGTTCATGGCGTACGTCTTCCCGCCGGCGATGAGCCGGGCGGCCCGGGCCGCGGCCGGTGAGCCCGACGGGTCCGGCTGGTTGGAGACGACCGTGCCGATCGAGTCGGTCAAGCACGGGCACGTGGAGCTGCTCAAGCTGGGCGCCGAGGTGGAGGTGCTCGCCCCGGCGGAGCTGCGGGAGCGGTTCACCGCCACCGCGCACGCGCTCGCCGGGCTGTATCCGCGGCCCGCCGACCCGGTGTTCAGGCGTTGA
- a CDS encoding MarR family winged helix-turn-helix transcriptional regulator, translating to MTDRVDLHVQRWLPVLPDLDPDVEGAVTRMQFLTRHLRAVKEQAMADLDLQTHEFDTLHALAGRGGRGAPSEIAGDLGMAPASITARVDGLLRRDFVRRIPSTVDRRRVDVELTDAGRAAWLRAMDVVGGEEHRLLGALAPDERRLLSDLLRRVVLVAEGPAG from the coding sequence GTGACCGACCGCGTAGATCTGCACGTGCAGCGCTGGCTGCCCGTGCTGCCCGACCTGGACCCGGACGTCGAGGGCGCGGTCACCCGGATGCAGTTCCTCACCCGGCACCTGCGCGCGGTCAAGGAACAGGCGATGGCGGACCTGGACCTGCAGACGCACGAGTTCGACACCCTGCACGCCCTGGCCGGGCGAGGCGGTCGGGGCGCGCCGTCGGAGATCGCCGGCGACCTCGGCATGGCCCCGGCCTCGATCACCGCCCGGGTGGACGGGCTGCTGCGGCGGGACTTCGTCCGCCGGATCCCCTCCACCGTCGACCGGCGCCGGGTCGACGTGGAGCTGACCGACGCCGGCCGGGCCGCCTGGCTGCGCGCGATGGACGTGGTGGGCGGCGAGGAGCACCGCCTGCTGGGCGCCCTGGCGCCGGACGAGCGCCGCCTGCTGTCGGACCTGCTGCGCCGCGTCGTCCTGGTCGCCGAGGGACCCGCCGGCTGA
- a CDS encoding MFS transporter, translated as MTHPLRLRSFRLLFLGRTVSAVGDAVVPTALALAVLRATGSTAALALVLGCAMLPRLLLLPLGGVVADRFDARRVAIGTDLARCVAQLVVGAELLGGTPSLTHIAVAAALGGVASAFAMPTASPLVAGTVEPAARQRANALMGVTANASRLLGPALAGLLIWTAGPGWAFVLDALSFALSALLLSVIRVRHVPVPRRSIRTDLALGWREVRSRDWFWSSLLAHGVWNGAAAVLLTLGPLVAVDRLGGEGVWVLLQQGGAVGMLAGSLLAARARPRRPVLVANLGLATYAAPLLLLAVAAPAGAVIAAYCLALTALGFLNPVWETVVQGQFPPQVLARVTSYDWLVSLGAMPLGYALAPLASRAWGPPVPLAVAGALVALACAGTAAVPAVRRLGWPVSAPPAPAEQVPAGR; from the coding sequence GTGACCCATCCGCTCCGGCTCCGCTCCTTCCGGCTGCTCTTCCTCGGCCGCACCGTCTCCGCCGTCGGCGACGCCGTGGTGCCCACCGCGCTGGCCCTCGCCGTGCTCCGCGCCACCGGCTCCACCGCCGCGCTGGCCCTCGTCCTCGGCTGCGCGATGCTCCCCCGGCTGCTCCTGCTGCCCCTCGGCGGCGTGGTGGCCGACCGGTTCGACGCCCGCCGCGTCGCAATCGGCACCGACCTGGCGCGCTGCGTCGCCCAACTGGTCGTCGGCGCCGAACTGCTCGGCGGCACCCCGTCGCTCACCCACATCGCGGTGGCCGCCGCGCTCGGCGGCGTGGCCTCCGCGTTCGCCATGCCCACCGCCTCACCGCTGGTCGCCGGCACCGTCGAGCCCGCCGCCCGGCAGCGCGCCAACGCGCTGATGGGCGTCACCGCCAACGCCAGCCGGCTGCTCGGCCCCGCCCTGGCCGGGCTGCTGATCTGGACCGCCGGCCCCGGCTGGGCGTTCGTCCTCGACGCGCTGTCGTTCGCCCTCAGCGCGCTGCTGCTGTCGGTCATCCGGGTCCGCCACGTCCCCGTGCCCCGCCGGTCCATCCGGACCGACCTGGCGCTCGGCTGGCGGGAGGTCCGCTCCCGCGACTGGTTCTGGAGCAGCCTGCTCGCCCACGGCGTCTGGAACGGCGCCGCCGCGGTGCTGCTCACCCTCGGGCCGCTGGTCGCAGTGGACCGCCTGGGCGGGGAGGGCGTCTGGGTGCTGTTGCAGCAGGGCGGCGCCGTCGGCATGCTCGCCGGGTCGCTGCTGGCCGCCCGGGCCCGACCCCGCCGGCCGGTGCTGGTGGCCAACCTCGGCCTCGCCACGTACGCGGCGCCGCTGCTCCTGCTCGCCGTCGCCGCGCCCGCCGGCGCGGTCATCGCCGCCTACTGCCTCGCGCTGACCGCGCTGGGCTTCCTCAACCCGGTCTGGGAGACCGTGGTGCAGGGCCAGTTCCCGCCGCAGGTGCTCGCCCGGGTCACCTCGTACGACTGGCTGGTGTCGCTGGGCGCCATGCCGCTCGGCTACGCCCTCGCCCCGCTGGCGTCCCGGGCCTGGGGCCCGCCGGTGCCCCTCGCCGTCGCCGGGGCGCTGGTCGCCCTCGCCTGCGCCGGCACCGCCGCCGTCCCCGCGGTACGCCGGCTGGGCTGGCCGGTCAGCGCCCCGCCGGCTCCCGCCGAGCAGGTCCCGGCGGGGCGCTGA
- a CDS encoding cupin domain-containing protein, protein MRDEPIELTAALAGFDQLWSPRIVTRVNDYDVRLVKVAGDHVWHTHDHTDEFFLVLDGELRIALRDGADEREVVLPRGAVFVVPRGVEHRPSSAEGASILMFEPSGTSSVGDRHETVPDHVDATTGHAL, encoded by the coding sequence ATGAGAGATGAGCCGATCGAGCTGACCGCCGCCCTCGCGGGCTTCGACCAGCTGTGGAGCCCACGCATCGTCACGAGGGTCAACGACTACGACGTCCGGCTCGTCAAGGTGGCCGGTGACCACGTCTGGCACACCCACGACCACACCGACGAGTTCTTCCTGGTGCTCGACGGGGAGCTGCGCATCGCGCTGCGCGACGGAGCGGACGAGCGGGAGGTGGTGCTGCCGCGCGGCGCGGTGTTCGTGGTGCCGCGCGGGGTCGAGCACCGGCCGTCCAGCGCCGAGGGCGCGTCGATCCTGATGTTCGAGCCGTCCGGCACGTCCAGTGTCGGGGACCGGCACGAGACCGTCCCCGACCACGTGGACGCCACCACCGGGCACGCCCTCTGA
- a CDS encoding GNAT family N-acetyltransferase, with amino-acid sequence MRIREFIEADWEQVWPIVQDVITAQETFPYDPGWTAEICHDVWVERTPGHTVVAEQDGKILGTAKMGPNKPGPGSHVATASFMVPAAARGRGVGRALCEYALDWARRQGYAAMQFNAVVEVNEAAVRLYRQLGFTVIGTVPEAFAHPTLGRVGLHVMHRPL; translated from the coding sequence ATGCGGATCCGAGAGTTCATCGAGGCCGACTGGGAGCAGGTCTGGCCGATCGTCCAGGACGTCATCACCGCCCAGGAGACCTTCCCGTACGACCCAGGCTGGACCGCCGAGATATGCCACGACGTGTGGGTGGAGCGGACGCCCGGCCACACGGTGGTGGCGGAGCAGGACGGGAAGATCCTCGGCACCGCCAAGATGGGGCCGAACAAGCCCGGCCCCGGTTCGCACGTCGCCACCGCCAGTTTCATGGTGCCCGCCGCCGCCCGCGGCCGCGGCGTCGGCCGGGCCCTGTGCGAGTACGCGCTGGACTGGGCCCGCCGGCAGGGGTACGCGGCGATGCAGTTCAACGCGGTGGTGGAGGTCAACGAGGCGGCGGTGCGGCTGTATCGGCAGCTCGGGTTCACGGTGATCGGCACGGTGCCCGAGGCCTTCGCGCATCCCACCCTGGGGCGGGTGGGCCTGCACGTGATGCACCGTCCCCTGTGA
- a CDS encoding epoxide hydrolase family protein: MSNDDEIRPFRLDTPEEAIADMRRRIAATRWPTRELVTDRSQGVQLATVQELARYWTTDHDWRAFEAKLNALPQYTTDIDGVEIHFIHVRSQHEKALPLIMTHGWPGSVAELLGVIGPLTDPTAHGGRAEDAFHLVLPSLPGYGFSGEPTELGWENGRIARAWAELMNRLGYPRYVAQGGDVGAAVTDAMGRQGPEGLLGIHVNLLAGAIGIKDQLPAESEQERAAHDALNTFTTDGFGYFLEQTTRPQTIGYSLLDSPVGLAAWMLDHDTDSYYKISRAFVDGEPVGGLTRDSIVDNVTLYWLTGTGASAARWYWEFGRFLAAASAAGQAPPAVSVPVGFTTFPGEIWAAPRSWVETVYPDLAYFNEVDSGGHFAAWEEPDLFATEVRAAFRPLQKS; encoded by the coding sequence ATGTCCAACGACGACGAAATCCGTCCCTTCCGGCTCGACACGCCGGAAGAAGCGATCGCCGACATGCGTCGCCGGATCGCGGCCACGCGCTGGCCCACCCGAGAGCTGGTCACCGATCGCTCCCAGGGCGTGCAGCTGGCGACGGTCCAGGAGCTGGCCCGCTACTGGACGACCGATCACGACTGGCGCGCGTTCGAGGCGAAGCTGAACGCCCTGCCGCAGTACACGACGGACATCGACGGCGTCGAGATCCACTTCATCCACGTGCGGTCGCAGCACGAGAAGGCCCTGCCGCTGATCATGACGCACGGCTGGCCGGGCTCGGTCGCCGAGCTGCTCGGGGTCATTGGCCCGCTCACCGACCCGACCGCGCACGGCGGACGGGCCGAGGACGCCTTCCACCTGGTGCTGCCGTCCTTGCCTGGCTACGGCTTCTCGGGCGAGCCGACCGAACTCGGCTGGGAGAACGGCCGCATCGCACGCGCGTGGGCGGAGCTGATGAACCGCCTCGGCTACCCGCGCTACGTCGCCCAGGGCGGCGACGTGGGCGCCGCCGTCACGGACGCGATGGGCCGCCAAGGACCCGAAGGGTTGCTCGGCATCCACGTCAACTTGCTCGCCGGGGCGATCGGTATCAAGGACCAACTGCCGGCCGAGTCCGAGCAGGAACGCGCGGCGCACGACGCGCTCAACACGTTCACGACGGACGGCTTCGGCTACTTCCTGGAGCAGACCACCCGGCCGCAGACGATCGGCTACTCCCTGCTGGATTCGCCGGTCGGGCTGGCGGCCTGGATGCTCGACCACGACACGGACAGCTACTACAAGATCTCCCGCGCGTTCGTTGACGGCGAGCCCGTGGGCGGCCTTACCCGGGACAGCATCGTCGACAACGTCACGCTGTACTGGCTGACGGGCACCGGCGCCTCGGCCGCCCGGTGGTACTGGGAATTCGGACGGTTCCTGGCCGCGGCCAGTGCGGCCGGCCAGGCTCCTCCGGCGGTCTCGGTCCCGGTCGGCTTCACGACGTTCCCCGGCGAGATCTGGGCTGCCCCGCGTAGCTGGGTCGAGACGGTCTACCCCGACCTCGCGTACTTCAACGAGGTCGACAGCGGTGGCCACTTCGCCGCGTGGGAGGAGCCCGACCTCTTCGCGACCGAGGTGCGGGCCGCGTTCCGGCCGCTGCAGAAATCCTGA